The genomic stretch CACAACCTCAGGCTTAACAGAATCTGCATTTAACCACAGCAAGTCACACTGTCACGATAGTATTGGCAAATCTAAAAACAAATAAGGGGTAAAACTGCTGAAATGATCAATACGTTATTGCAGAACATACATTATTAACAAGTCACTTTGCCCAACACCTACACAAACATGCATCTATGATGGTCAGGCGTCGCCTCCAAACACAGATACCCATGTTGAAGCATTCCTATTATTTCTCTGCTAATTGCACAAGGTGTCCAGCCCATCATCCTCCAGGCTCCAGACTCACCTCTTCCAATGCAGGACTCCCACTATTCATGAACACCACAACCAAATCcactaaataaaaatgaaaccctgtaaacaaaagcagcaaataatGCATTGTAGGGGAAATCTTTGGAATCTGCAACGAGGGGGCAGAGAAAGAACTGGCTGGCGATCCCAGAACTCTGGCTATAGGCTGCGATAGGCAGTGGGTTTCATGAGACTTGGACAATGAAGCACAGCAGAGGTACAACAGGCTCCAGAAACAAATCCTGGATTGCTTATTATTTAGGGAGGGGCAGGAGTGGTGGGTTGGTAAGCTATATTTACTGGAGGACGCAGGTTAGGTGGCAGGTGTCCCCAGTTTTGGGACAGACTCTGGTGTGTGCAGCTTTCCAGTTCAGCACTCAGAGACAGTTCTCACTCCACCTCCCGGTGTACGTCCGAGGCATCAGCTCGGCAGATAGGACAAGTGCGATTGGTCTGGAAATTAAGTGGGAAAATGAATCATTACGCTGTTAAGCACAGCATAGCAACATACTCCAATTAAACTATGAGGATACTGTGAAATGGTTTAATTGTTGAAACTGGCATCAACTTACCTTTAACCATTTATCCACACACTTCGCGTGGAATTCATGGTTACAAGGTAATACCCGAAGTAGCTGCCTACACTCAAAGTCACTAAAGCACACAACACACCTGAGGGGAGGAAAGGAATATAGATAAATATAGATCCATATATATCAACTGAATATAAGTGGTTTCTTCTATAAAAGAAAAGGTAAGGAAAAGGCTTACAGCGTTTGTTCAGATAGATGATTCTCTGAGTTGAATCTGTAGGACGGAAGTTGCTCTATATCTGCTTTAGTGAGTCCACGTGGTTTCGCTTCACCCAACCTCTCCGCCAGATTCAGTAATGcctacacagacagagagatggggAGGACAATGCTTTATGTGAAATATATTATCATTTACAGTGACTTACAATGGATTGAACACTTACGCTGAAACCAATGGAAACAATAAGAGCTCAATCCCATTAGTGTATATTGTCTATTCAATGTGTGAAAAGAGATTGCAAGTGGACAAATTTGTTCTTCCATGAATCACCACACTAACCTCATAGTTCTCCATCTCCACATCATCCACATCCAGGTCTAGGCTGATGGCTGGGCCCACTGCTGTTGGAGGCACAGGAAGCATTGACCTGAGCAGGGAGAGAACAGAACTTGTTGAGCAAACATTAACATAGTCCCTGCAACTTAACTTTGATTGTGAGCAGCACCTGCTCTGCAAACACCAGCACTAAGTGCTAACTACAGCTAGTCATCCTTTCTGGCCTGCTTCTTCATTccattaaatttttttttgagaaGCACTGATACAAAAGCCAGAATACAGTGGATTATTGACTAAATCAATTAAAATTTTACATtgaagtaaataaatatatgatcATGACTGCTATACTTCATAAACAGGGTAACTGTGCTGCAGGTACTCACAGGAAGTAAGGGAGGAAGCCTGGGTAGTAagatggagggggaggaggaggtgggagaGGTTGCTGCAACCGGTATCTCTGTCCACTCACTCGCCGGGGCAGCATGTGGGGATATGGCTGGGGAGAAATACAGAGATTTAGAGAATTACGTAACAGTGAGTGTAGAGTGagcttaataataataacaataatattaatataattaattataattatatataatgATAATTACTTTATAATGATAGCTAGTTAAAGAAAAGCCTAACTGCATTGGAGGGACACTGTGAGGGCCACAAGGACAAACTGAAAATTCGTGTTGAGCAAAGCaagtaagaaataaaaaaataataataaatacattttaaaaaaaacacctataaacagcaacaaaagttttacagtaatGTGACACACTTCTTTTGGAATACAGAACATGCAACATGTGGTGGCTTTAGAGCTGTCGGAAGGCACCTCTGACAGTAATTACTAATATTATTAAGTAAAGTAATTTTATGATTACTTCTTcaaaaagaaataacaaaagCGTGTAACATGCCTTGGCTAGTTGAGACAGTAGatcccaaacttttttttttgacagaagTTTTTATTagccagaaacaaaaaataGCTATGTTGACTTTTTACTGATGTAAACATTAGACTTTGCCTAAAATATCAGACTGTTTAAACACAAGACccattttattgttattactatGCTATGCAATTCTTTAAGTGAACTTGAAGGCAAGATAAGCTTCTTCATATTTTGGATTGAACTGATGCATTTGTGAGTATCAccagcttttcttttcttcaccGTAAAAGGTTTGTCCATTTTATACTCTAAGTGCCATGTACTTTTATACATATGTAAGAGTACCTGTTTCTTCACTGTTCAAAATTAATTAACTTCATACACCTTTTAAAGAGACATTTCAACCTAACATAGCAGGAGGAACTACACCATGATCAGTTAAAcaattaatgtaatgtaatacaGGAATTAATGTTACTAGACCTGAGAAAATGGTCTATTAAGTTTAGTGTTACTCATACTATTACCCTCTGCTTATAAGCACCCTATGGGTTAAAATAACACTCTTGTCCCCCAGCTATCATCTTTGTGTCTTTGAGCTAGATAGACAGGGGCAGACTACTGCAGTGGAGCTCCTCTGTCATCTCAATGATGACAGGATTCAATGATGGAATACCAGAAAGCTAGAATTATTATTACATCACTTGTCTTTCGGTACTTTCCGGCAGTTTCTTATAATGATTCCTTATGATATGCTCAGTTAAATTAATGTGACTTAGACCGGGATaagtagcataaaatagaaGAATAGATTAACAGATTCAAACTGACAAAGTTAGTCAAGTCTTTGTTAAAACAACACTTGCCCATTATGAGACAATGAGCTTCGCTACAGGTGTGATGATGCTGACAAAAACTCCACAAAAAGGGATTAAACAGTCTCTTGCAAAGCGCGTGCACAATCCACTGTCCAAACAATCCCATTTTCACTTTGTAAATATCTCCCGCAAACAgactcaaaaacatttttaactaaCATTACCATTtaagggaggaaagaaaaaataattagaCTTTTTGCAACCAAATTTTAAACCCTTTAATACcatttttaaggaaataaagTTCAGTGCTATTGAAGATTTTCAAAGACCTGCAGATGCCCTATGTGCTGGACAACCTCCCGCTGTGAATGTGTCAGTCTGAAAAGGTAAGAAGCAGGTCATGCTAAAAATAAGTCATAAGTGCACTGTCAATCTCCCTGGAAAATAAGGGTCTGAACATGTCTCTGAGACTTTCTTACCACTCCAAAGGGAAGCTCCTGATGCAGAGGCTCTTGAGGAAGATACTGTAGGGGCAGAGAAGGAGGCAGCGCTGGTGGGTGATGAGAGGGAGGGTAGGAGAAGGTCCCTAATGGGTGCTGGTCCCCTCTTAGGTCAACTTCATTGTCTACCCTCTGTAGAGGCTGAGAAGAGAGAGATGTACAGACAAGGGTTGCAGTCAGACATATTTATTTCAATCAACAAACCAATGATTACATTCTACTATGAGAACATGTATATGCTGAGGACTACTCACCATGCGTGGGTGCTGAGGCTGTAAAGGGACAAACTGGCTCAAAGGAGTAAGGTGCGGCGGCTGGTGGGGGGGTACAGATGGGGTTGGGTGCAATACAAAATGTTCGCTGGAGATCAGCGGTGGAAAGGCTTGATAAGACACTGGCATATGCTGCATGGTGCATGCCTGTATGAGCTGCAGAGAGGAAATAATACACACAAGAGTGGACATTAATTTATATGTTACTTATCTTTTTTTCATGTAATCATTTCAACAATCAAACTCAACACTGTGAAGCAGCCTCTGCCTAACCAAAGTAAATGTGCTTCTTATAATGACAGTGAGGCAGTTACAATGAAAGCATGTTGTAAGCGTGTAGTGAACAGAAGCGATGCGTTACATAAAACCACAGCAATGACAGTACTGGCACCACGCTATTTATCACACTGAGGTCGGTTTGTTTCTACAAATAAACCAAATTAACAACAGAATCATATTTCATGTTGCTTAACTGTTTCTAATAATTGCCCTAACATTAAGACGAAGCCACAAATCCTGcacagtaacagcagcagctcattTGTTAGTCATGAACAGTGACAGATTGCATGGCTGGTGTGGTGTGCTACATGGATGCCACTGACATTTGGGCTCTTCCTTTTCAAACTCACAGGAGGAGGaaggcagcagagcagagagagctGTCCGCTGAACATTACCGAGCATGCTgggagctgctgagtgttgcaCCCTGGAAGGGGCTGCCCGGTGTGGATGGGAAATCCATGGGTCGTCACCGTCGTAACAGTGTATGATATTGGAACGGATCCCTGGTGCATCTTGTAAGAGAAGAGACATGGAGTGACTTCTCATTACACCAATACAAAACACCCTGCATGTTTCATATTAAAGCTGCACGCTACCGAGGAATATGTTTGGTCAGACGAGACAGCGAGTCACGTTGAATAAATGTAACTTATTTACCCTTCAGGTCATTGTTGTTCGGTTACCTGGTCGTGTAGATCCACCATGATGGGGCTCTGCTGGGGCAGGTGAGCAGCAGGGTGAAGCATGCGTGGTGGTGTGCTGGTGTGGCTGTATTGTCTGGACTCATCTAAAGGAACCTGTTGGTGATGTTGGGAGAAAAGCAGGTGATGGAAGTTCTCATCCTGGACCAGAGAAGTGTGCAGTACAGGTCTGTCTCGTCTCCCCCACTGGCGTCTCACTGGTGGGCTGTAACATCACACAGAAAAATGATTGTCACAGATAGTTAAATACACTATCCAAATAAACATAACTCTGTCAGGTAGATGGATCACATGCTATTTCCTTAAAATTAGCTCTCAGTTGCATTTGTCTATGTGCACGACTGTTTTTCAACGTAGACCatttacatgttaaaatattgttttcaaaCTAGTGGCCATACAGTGCTAACACCACTAACTTATCAGACACAGTACTTGTTCAGTTCTAGTGTTTTTCCCTTTAGGTGTTATTAAAATGTATCAATAAAAATTAGGGCTGAGTGATATGATGAAAATCAAATACTACAAcattattttgataaataacCATCTGTAATCTGGATATGATGACGATATAGAGGTGAAATAATAAATCTATATACTGTCAACCATTAAAATAATTGCCTCCTATATTGATACTTGATTAATCAGTCTGAGTAATATTTTAGGAGGAAAAAAACTCtaattccagcttcttaaatctgaatattttctttactcctctatgacagtaaactgaatatggacaaaacaagacatttgaggacatcatccTTGGATTTGGGAAACACTtcgacatttttcaccatttattgtctttttatagaccaaacaattcaTCCATTGAGATAacaatcaacagattaatcgacaatgaaaataatcattcgttgcagccctattaaCTGAGTGGGTAAAGGTAAATAATATAAATACCTTAAACAGTCTGGTAAATTtggaaaattacatcactttgtTATAATGCAGcgtttaaaaccaggaaaagacaacgcTCACAgcattacaatatccaaaatttGAGACAATACCTAGTCTCATTTCACGGTATCGATATATTGCCCGGCCATAATAAAAATCCTCCTACAAGATGTGATAATTATAGATATTTATATTACATGTATGTATgatctaataaaaaaaaagtggcatgTTTCTTATAATTTTGGCATAATAGTAGTTGGTACATGTCATCAAATACtaacacactttttttctcacaaTGTAGCAGTTTTGTTTGTCCTTTGAAATCTTAAATATCTTGCGGTAAAACAAGCACGCCATGCtttcaaaattttgtttaatgTATGTGGGCTTATGGTGCTTGAAAATCACTTTTACTTTAATGAGTCTGTGAGTGGTTTCACTGGATAGAGGGTGGAAAACATGTTGCATGTAACAATATACTGtttatttactgtttatttacattcaagAAAAAGAAAGGTACAATTAAGTTTGGTTTTTTTATTTGCCTGAGGGTGAGGCAACATGAGTCACACACAAAGCTGACATTTGGTTGATGTTGAAACTATCCCACTCTAATTTTGAATACTTTGACATTagatacaataaaataaacgtGTCTTTATAAGAAATATGTCTTGAGGAAAGATAAGGCAGTTTTGTACCTTCTCCTGAGATGCACTGGGGCGTTGCAGGGCTCTCCAAGGAACCTCCTCGGGTTTAAGGGGGCTGTTGGTGGCAGCCTATTTACTGCTATTTCCCATGGTCGCATTGGTGACGTCGTGCAGACGAGTCACGCTCTGGGAAAGGAAACTGTACAGTGGAGGCACTTGTATGTTGCCTCTGATTgtcttaaccctgcaaaaacacaccaaatgaCAAAATCACAACCCTGCTTCAAATTCATATCCTTAATCTATCAACTGAGCACACACTCCGGCCATTACAGAAAGCCATTagataaaaaacataataatgacAGCTAGTTTCAGTCGCTTTAACAGGCATATACCAGCTATCAAGTAAAATGTAACAAGTAACACCCTATATCATCTGTTAACCCATACACCCCTGTGGGATTAGATATTATGCTGTAAAATGGAATTATGACTATATGGTAATAAAAATAGGGGTTCAAATAATATCTCTGaggactagggatgcaccgaatatttgGTAACCGAATACATttggccgaatattgcaaaaaacacacattcggtattcggtggaataagttgaaagcaaggccgaataatagcggcgtgttttgataacgcaatcaaacagcgtgccgtgacgggtggagtaaaatgtcggcagtgtggcgatccgtccgtcaccgcacttgcatttgcgactaaaaatagttttgagcgagcaaaataggcttaaatcattcagcacgctgtgcgagcagcctatatatttcaaccagcagcagaaacgaaaggcgaatcccaccggttgtgggttgaacggggtcacagacacagacagtaatgtattcctgtcaattACGGCAGCCGTCGATTTACCGAcgacggagaagtcggctccaataatatcctcttcttggcgtcatgactgcccagaagtacctgaacagccgagccagccaaACACAGACCGTACGTGATGTGTCaaaggagaaacgagccgttcacggtccacaaacctcaccgcactttagggactgttcgttacttatgaagggacttgtcaggggaggggggtggctggtttattcttatttcatttatttatttatttattttattttgatcccccctatgttaatcacttattgatgctgttttgaagtatgaataagtcaataagtaatctattccattgaaatatcagtgatgtattatagaaaagtgatttatctttttataaatgacaaaaggcacatctgcctcattttcactgtggtatcgtgatactactcagaaccatgatattttcactggtatcgtacagtgggatccaattttggtaccgtgacaacactaatctgaagggggttcatctgcaaaaactaatgaaaaactaaacaacgatattctgtattcggccaagcgcttaatattattcggcttcggccacaaattttcatttcggtgcatccctactgagGACCACTCACAGTGCCCAGACCAGATGTTGGTTACAACAAGCTAAATCTCAAACAAACCTATTCAAAGTTAACTACACTGTATCCCCAAAATTAATTGGGTAATAAGTAGGAATGATTTCAGAAAATGTTTGTGACTTTCTATTTTACCCAAGCACATGATGTGATGCAAACGGGCATGTTAGGGAATTGACACTTTTTAATACTAAAATTCATATTCACTTGCTTCAATATCCAAGTATCACTTTCAAATGCTATTGTAATAATGAacaatacatctgaaaaacctAATACATGTTTAAGGCACATAGACAGAGTTATTCAAAATTATATGACAAATACCAGTATAATGTCCTCTACAGGTGCCTAATTAGACTGATCAAGATCTAGGTCATTTGTAACCACATTCATGTTACTTCTAATAAAGAAAGGAAGTCACTTCAGTTATACACAGTCCATAGTTTCGTTTTTAATCTAAGGATTTCACAAAGATTGTGTATGTGTTGGGTTTGAGCAAAATGCTTAAATATACTTAATAAATTAGTGTTAAAGTGGCAGTGTAATTAATGCGGTATATTCGAGGACATAATAAATAGGGGTCGCTATAGCCTGCCtgaacaaaaacatggaaagccATGTGCTCAAAagacaaagcaacaacaaaagatGTGGAAGGCAAGCGGGACCGCTCGCTACCGTACAATTTCGGAGGCCAGTGCACCGTTACACCGTTTCTCACGAGTATTATGCAGAGCCCAGCACACACCACAGCTAAAATGACTAACATTATCACTGTGGCAGCCGTTGGTTCCTCATTGTCAGGGCAAATTCGACGTCCCCTGTTGAAGGAGAGCAGCTAACTTTAGCCAAGCTAGGCTAACGCTTTGTCCCAGCCTAGCAGAGCTCAGCAGTTGCACATAACCGCCGTTTGCAAGCTTTTTTTAGCAAGCACACTCATGCATGTTTAGCACATCTGTTAAATTATTACTGCTTATTCCACCCGTGTTACATGTGACACCCCAGACTGAGCCCAGCATTGTATGGACAGGCATTAGCTATGCGAGTTGGCCAACAACACAGACCACATCTTACTTTCTTAGCTAGTTTGCTTGCTCGGTGAGAAGGGGAGATGGCAGGTGTCTCAGCCTCCGAAATGTTGTGTCCCATCAAGTTCTCCTTGCGTGTAACCGCCTCTAACCGACAACCACCACCCGACATAAACTAACGTTACCTGACTATCAATCGACTGTTGTTTCCTCCGACAGATTTTTTTGACAATGTCGGACGGAGCTGCTGTTAGCTTGCTAGCGCTTGTCGGCTAACACACGCTTCCAACTGCTGCATAGGGAACCCGTTTACTCCAGAAACCGTGAACACCGGCCTGTCCGTTAACGGCAACGTTTACCGAAGCAGGGAATAAAACCGTTAAACGTTCGAAAAGACAACGTTAGCTGCCCAGCGACAGGAAACATTCCTTGGCGCGTGTACGTTCCTTGAAATGCATTGTTATGACGAAACCACGCCTCCTGTTCGGAGTGACCAATCAGCGCGCAGCAAATACAGACAGCAGACATCCAGACAGTCTTTGCTACAATGTATCAAAACAAGCAGTTCCTGTTGTTGCTggatgcaaacaaacacaaagcaccATGAGAGGCTGCAGGGTCACCTAAACATTATTTAACTACATATCCCTGACCCTAACATTGAGCCTAATGACTGACCGGATAAATACTGTGAcctcctttcttttctccttcCTTACTGCATCTTTCCACCTAAAGCACAGCCACTGCTATACACTGCTTTCTGGAATTATTGTCACTGATGACTCAAGCATTGTACTTGACTCACTTgtactttatttccatttgatgcATGTTATAGATTAAACTATCCTGCAGTATTTAAAGCAATTAATACTGTAGCTCCAGCTCGACCTATATACATTAAAGTACTGCTTACATATGAATGCATTAGTAGTGACATTcactctgcataatgagtacttttaatCAGTGTTGTAAACTAATGAAGTCATAATATTTAGTTGcagtacttaagtattttttgggAGTATCTGCACTTTACTTGAGTTTATATATTTCTGGCATTTTTTACTGTTGCTCCACTAAATttcctaaataaaatgtatacttTTACTCCAATACATTCCCCTGGTGTGAAGAagatcttggttttttttttcaagtgtaaCCTACGCTTCATTTTTAAGACATGTTATGAAGACATACACGTTAAAATCATCAGAATTCTGACCACTTGCTTTTTCAATTACCAGCATTTACTTGTACATTTACTTTCAATACTTAATTTCATATCATAAAACTACTTTTGATACTACTTTTTAAGTGAGGCGTTCAGGTACTTCATCCAACACTATTTTTACTTGAGATACTTTAAGTGTGGTTTGTTGCTCTACTGAAGTACATGCTTGAGTAAAACTCTGAAAGCAGGACACTGACTTGTGtattataatgtgttttttttataatgtagtAAGCTATTTAATGATCTAATACTTGTTCCACCACTGACAGTCACTTTATGTAGGCCTACAGAATAATCAGAAAAGGTTTCCACAGGTAGAACTGTTTCAAATGAGGACTCTTGTGACACTTCAAGTACCAAACATAACAGATCGGTGTGTCAGTTTTGATCATAAGGAAAATCTAATTTTAATTTACTAGCTGTAGCCCACTGATAGCAAGTGTTTCCTTTGTAGAATACACTGCCTTTAGGTCTCAAACTCTACTGTGGCCCACAGTCTGTTTTGACT from Epinephelus moara isolate mb chromosome 4, YSFRI_EMoa_1.0, whole genome shotgun sequence encodes the following:
- the rnf44 gene encoding RING finger protein 44 isoform X1, yielding MRPWEIAVNRLPPTAPLNPRRFLGEPCNAPVHLRRSPPVRRQWGRRDRPVLHTSLVQDENFHHLLFSQHHQQVPLDESRQYSHTSTPPRMLHPAAHLPQQSPIMVDLHDQMHQGSVPISYTVTTVTTHGFPIHTGQPLPGCNTQQLPACSVMFSGQLSLLCCLPPPLIQACTMQHMPVSYQAFPPLISSEHFVLHPTPSVPPHQPPHLTPLSQFVPLQPQHPRMPLQRVDNEVDLRGDQHPLGTFSYPPSHHPPALPPSLPLQYLPQEPLHQELPFGVPYPHMLPRRVSGQRYRLQQPLPPPPPPPSYYPGFLPYFLSMLPVPPTAVGPAISLDLDVDDVEMENYEALLNLAERLGEAKPRGLTKADIEQLPSYRFNSENHLSEQTLCVVCFSDFECRQLLRVLPCNHEFHAKCVDKWLKTNRTCPICRADASDVHREVE
- the rnf44 gene encoding RING finger protein 44 isoform X2; its protein translation is MRPWEIAVNRLPPTAPLNPRRFLGEPCNAPVHLRRSPPVRRQWGRRDRPVLHTSLVQDENFHHLLFSQHHQQVPLDESRQYSHTSTPPRMLHPAAHLPQQSPIMVDLHDQMHQGSVPISYTVTTVTTHGFPIHTGQPLPGCNTQQLPACSLIQACTMQHMPVSYQAFPPLISSEHFVLHPTPSVPPHQPPHLTPLSQFVPLQPQHPRMPLQRVDNEVDLRGDQHPLGTFSYPPSHHPPALPPSLPLQYLPQEPLHQELPFGVPYPHMLPRRVSGQRYRLQQPLPPPPPPPSYYPGFLPYFLSMLPVPPTAVGPAISLDLDVDDVEMENYEALLNLAERLGEAKPRGLTKADIEQLPSYRFNSENHLSEQTLCVVCFSDFECRQLLRVLPCNHEFHAKCVDKWLKTNRTCPICRADASDVHREVE